The Engystomops pustulosus chromosome 4, aEngPut4.maternal, whole genome shotgun sequence genome contains a region encoding:
- the LOC140125981 gene encoding E3 ubiquitin-protein ligase TRIM39-like, whose amino-acid sequence MASAGLEEELECSVCLSLYTDPVTLRCGHNFCRVCIEQVLNTQDESAVYSCPECRTEFQKRPGLQRNVTLHNVVEKYLFIRQNQEEVIGFCCTYCLDSSVPAVKFCLMCEASLCDNHLRVHSKELEHVLIDPSTSLENRKCSVHKKILEYYCAQDEACICVSCSLAGEHRGHQVETLDEASEKKKNKLRHFLQKLITKREETEGKVQSLQVRKRKDQEKASGEAERVTAMFIDIRRRLDDLEKRILREISRQEMEVSLSLSDEIKNLEIKKEELSRKMKDIEELCNMTDPLTVLQEPDTGDLCDPEEGGGDGDTGRHDGGDEDTGGHDGRDKDTEGHDGGDEDIGGHVVGVGDEDTAGHEGSEPDVELISNLSHTLSDIIRGVNVTFYVQDPADILLDTKTAANNLLISDDLKTASRVGVIKGHPKTIKSFQYFPQVISNRVFSSGQHYWDVEIGGSRWWGLGMCYPSIDRNGHQSYIGDNNKSWSLCGGGVYNNQYSVIHDGEVIQLPHQISSDRIRISLDYEAGELSFYEMCDPIRHLHTFTTTFTEPLHAALRVWKGSIKISGGNSNCEDQTSSLKSVQSWETSLEAESWGNKCGLKK is encoded by the coding sequence ATGGCGTCTGCTGGGCTTGAAGAGGAGCTGGAATGTTCTGTCTGTCTGAGCCTCTACACGGATCCTGTAACcctgagatgtggacacaacttctgccgggtcTGTATTGAGCAGGTCCTTAATACACAGGACGAATCTGCAGTTTATTCCTGTCCTGAGTGTAGAACAGAGTTTCAGAAGCGTCCAGGACTGCAAAGGAACGTAACTCTACATAATGTAGTAGAGAAATATCTGTTTATTCGACAAAATCAGGAGGAGGTCATCGGGTTCTGCTGCACTTATTGTCTGGACTCTTCAGTTCCTGCTGTGAAATTCTGTCTGATGTGTGAGGCTTCTCTATGTGATAATCATCTGAGAGTCCACAGCAAAGAACTAGAACACGTCCTCATAGATCCCAGCACTTCCCTGGAGAACCGGAAATGTTCTGTCCATAAGAAGATCCTGGAATATTACTGCGCCCAAGATGAGGcttgtatctgtgtgtcctgcagtctgGCTGGAGAACATCGGGGTCATCAAGTAGAGACACTGGATGAGGCCTCTGAGAAGAAAAAGAATAAACTTAGACATTTTCTACAAAAACTAATCACAAAAAGAGAGGAGACTGAGGGAAAAGTCCAGAGTCTTCAGGTACGAAAGAGAAAAGATCAAGAAAAAGCATCTGGAGAAGCCGAGAGAGTCACTGCCATGTTTATAGACATCAGGAGACGTCTGGATGACCTGGAGAAGAGGATCTTGAGGGAGATCTCCAGGCAGGAGATGGAGGTGTCATTGTCACTGTCTGATGAGATCAAAAATCTGGAGATAAAGAAGGAGGAGCTGTCCAGGAAGATGAAGGacattgaggagctgtgtaacatgactgatccactgactgtgttacaggaaccagacacaggtgacttgtgtgatcctgaggaggggggaggtgatggggacacagggagacatgatggaggtgatgaggacacaggaggacatgatggacgtgataaggacacagagggacatgatggaggtgatgaggacataGGAGGACATGTTGTAGGTgtaggtgatgaggacacagcaGGACATGAGGGCAGTGAGCCAGATGTAGAGCTAATCTCCAATTTATCACACACGTTATCTGATATAATACGAGGTGTAAATGTGACCTTCTATGTCCAAGATCCTGCAGACATATTACTGGATACAAAAACAGCTGCTAATAATCTCCTTATATCAGACGACCTGAAAACTGCATCACGAGTGGGAGTCATCAAGGGTCATCCAAAAACAATAAAGAGTTTCCAGTATTTTCCTCAGGTGATAAGCAACAGGGTTTTTTCCTCAGGACAACACTACTGGGATGTGGAGATAGGAGGGTCGAGATGGTGGGGGTTGGGGATGTGTTACCCCAGTATAGACAGGAATGGTCATCAGTCATACATTGGGGACAATAACAAGTCCTGGAGTTTGTGTGGAGGTGGGGTGTATAATAATCAGTATTCAGTGATACATGACGGGGAAGTGATCCAGTTACCTCACCAGATCTCCAGTGATAGAATCCGGATCAGTCTGGATTATGAGGCGGGGGAGTTGTCCTTCTATGAGatgtgtgaccccatcagacacttacacaccttcaccaccaccttcaccgagccccttcatgctgcactACGTGTATGGAAAGGATCCATAAAGATATCAGGGGGAAACAGCAACTGCGAGGACCAAACATCATCACTGAAATCTGTCCAGAGCTGGGAGACATCACTGGAAGCAGAAAGTTGGGGCAACAAATGTGGACTTAAAAAGTAA